Sequence from the Flexibacter flexilis DSM 6793 genome:
GCCATTTTTGGGCGGCACGTACCAATACCTTATCAACTTCTTTGAGTTTTTGGCCGTAGGCGTGTTGGTGGCTTGTGCTATTTTCTTGGTTCGCCGCAACGTGTTGTCTATTGGGCGTTTGCATTCTGCCGAACTTACCAAATGGCCTTTGCTGGACGCGAACTTGATTCTTACATCCGAAATCGTGTTGATGACTGCATTATTGACCATGAACGCCGCTGATTCGGTGTTGCAAGAACGCGGCGTTGCGCATTACACTGTTGTTGGTACGTTTGCTTTCAGCGGTTTCTTGAAACCAATTTTTATGAACTGGAGCGATACGGCTTTGGTGGCTTACGAACGCGTGGCGTGGTGGTTCCATATTTTGGGCATTTTGGGCTTTGCCATTTATGTAACTTACTCAAAGCACTTGCACATTTTCTTGGCTTTCCCGAACACGTATTTTGCTCGTCTGAACGCCAGAGGCGAAATCAGCAATATGCCAGCCGTAACGCACGAAGTAAAATCAATGTTGGGCTTGCCTGTGCCTGAAACTGCGCCAGAAGTAGGTCGTTTTGGGGCAAAAGATGTCAATGATTTGACTTGGAAAAACTTGTTGGACGCTTACACTTGTACGGAATGTGGTCGTTGTACGGCTTCTTGCCCTGCGAACATGACAGGCAAAAAACTTTCGCCTCGCAAAGTGATGATGGACACGCGCGACCGCTTGGAAGAAGTCGGCAACAGCCTCGAAAAAGGCGGACAAGGTTTGGAAGATGGCAAATCGTTGTACGGCGACTACATCACTGCCGAAGAGCTTTGGGCTTGTACGTCTTGCAACGCGTGCGCTGAGGCTTGTCCTGTAAATATCAACCCACTGGATATTATTGTAGAATTGCGCCGCTACATGGCCATGGAAGAATCCAATGCGCCAGCTTCTTGGAACGCGATGTTTTCTAACGTAGAAAATAACATGGCTCCTTGGAAGTTTTCGCCATCTGACCGCGCCAACTGGCTCGACAAAATCAATAATGCTTAATTCAATAAAACTGTAATTTCTTCGACGAAAAAAGATATAAACTAATGAGCGATAATAATTTGAAAGTATTAACAATGGCCGAATTTGCGGCGATGGGGCAACAGCCAGAAGTTTTGTTTTGGGTAGGTTGTGCGGGTTCATTCGACGACCGCTACAAAAACGTAACGGTAGCTTTCTGCAAAATTTTGCAAAAAGTAGGCGTTAGCTTTGCGGTTTTGGGTATGGAAGAAGGTTGCACAGGCGACCCTGCGCGTCGTGCTGGCAACGACTTTTTGTTCCAGATGCAGGCCATGAACAACATTCAGGTATTGGACGGTTACGGAATTAAAAATATCGTAACGGCTTGTCCGCACTGTTTCAACACCCTCAAAAATGAATATCCTGTGTTGGGCGGAAATTATAATGTGCAACATCATTCTACTTTCTTGCAACAGCTTATCAACGAAGGCCGCATCACGCTCAAAGGCGGTGGCGAGTTTAGAGGCAAACGCATCACTTATCACGACTCATGTTATTTGGGACGTGCCAACGAAATATATGAAGCTCCGCGCGAAGTATTGCAAGCACTTGATGCCGAATTAGTTGAGATGAAACGTAGCAAAGCCAAAGGTTTGTGTTGCGGTGCGGGCGGTGCGCAAATGTTCAAAGAAGCCGAACACGGCAGCAAAGAAATTTTCATCGAACGCACAGAAGAAGCACTCGAAACAGAGGCTAAAACTATCGCGGTAGCTTGTCCGTTTTGTATGACGATGTTGGCCGACGGCGTGAAAAACAAAGAACGCGAAGCCGACGTAAAAGTATTGGATTTGGCGGAATTGGTAGCCGCTTCTATGTAATTGTAAGCCAATTTTTTGGTGTATTGGCGTTGAGGCGCGGCGAAAATTTCGCCGTGCCTCAACTGCTTTTTGTACCTTTGCCGCGTTATGGATTTACCTATTTTAAATTTTCCTGCCATCGCACCGCGTTTGCGTACACACGAAGGCAAGCCACAGATTTTTGATATTTTGCGAAAAAAATTTGTGATGCTCGCACCCGAAGAATGGGTGCGCCAACACGTCCTACATTTTTTGATACAAAAAGGTTATCCCGCGCCGCTAATGAGTGTAGAACGTGGCTTGCGCGTCAATCGCTTGCAAAAGCGTACCGATGTGGTTATTTACGACCGTGATGGCCGCGCTTTTTTGTTGGTAGAATGCAAAGCTCCCGAAATTCAGATAACCGAAAACGTGTTGCGCCAAGCCACCATTTACAACCAAACTATTCAAGCCCGCCACATTATGTTAACCAACGGGCTGGCGCATTATTGCTTGAGCCAAGATCCCGCCACACAAGCCTTTCATTTTGTGAGTCATTTACCTGATTTTCAATAAGATAAAAAAACGTACAGGCTTTTGGATGCTTGTACGTTTTCTGTTTTATATCAGTTACGAATAGAATTATAATTCGTAGTAATTCATGGTTTGGTGACCACCTTTTTGCAAATATTGGTCGCGTTTGAACAAAGCAACATCCGCATGAATCATGTCTTTTACCAAAGCTGCCAAATCGTATTTCGGAACCCAGCCCAATTTCGTTTTCGATTTAGTTGGGTCGCCGATAAGCAAATCTACTTCCGTTGGGCGGAAATAACGTTTATCCACCGCTACCACTTCTTTGCCTACCTCAAGTTGGTATTCTGGATTGGTGCATTTGGCCACGCGTCCGATTTCGTCTGCGCCTTCGCCTTCAAATGCCAATTCAATACCAAGTTCCGCGAAAGTCATGCGCACGAACTCGCGTACTGGCGTAGTTACACCCGTTGCGATTACATAATCTTCTGGCGTTTCTTGTTGTAGAATCAACCACATGGCCTCTACATAATCTTTGGCATGTCCCCAGTCGCGTTGAGCGTCAAGGTTGCCCAAATACAATTTATCTTGCAAGCCTAAAGCGATACGCGCCGCGCCACGTGTAATTTTACGTGTTACGAATGTTTCGCCGCGCAATGGTGATTCGTGATTGAACAAAATACCGTTGCAAGCAAACATTCCGTAAGCCTCGCGATAGTTTACCGTAATCCAGTAAGCATATAACTTAGCTACAGCATACGGCGAACGAGGATAGAAAGGTGTAGTCTCTGATTGCGGAACAGCTTGCACTAAACCATAAAGCTCTGAAGTGGAGGCTTGATAAATTTTTACATTTTTCTCAATGCCCAAAATGCGTACAGCTTCCAAAATACGAAGCGTACCGATACCATCGGCATTAGCAGTATATTCTGGCGTGTCGAAACTTACTTTTACGTGCGACATAGCACCCAAATTGTAAATTTCGTCAGGCTTAACTTCCTGAATGATACGGATAAGGTTTGTAGAGTCGGATAAGTCGCCGTAGTGTAGTTTCAAGTTCACCTTAGACTCGTGTGGGTCTTGGTAAAGATGGTCAATGCGGTCTGTATTAAACAAAGAACTACGACGTTTGATACCATGTACTTCATAGCCTTTAGAAAGTAAAAGTTCAGACAAATAGGCACCATCTTGCCCCGTAATGCCTGTGATAAGAGCTTTTTTCATGCGCTTTAGTGCAATAATTATTTATTTCAGAGATTGCTACAACTCAATTTTTTTGAGAAGCCTAAGACCGATTTTTTCTAAATTTTCAGAAAAACCTCACAAAAATAAAGAAATTTATAAGCTAACAAAAGCATTATCTGGAATATGCCTCTATTTTTCTTAGGCTCATATAGTTTTTTAGCATTAGATTTCAAATAACGGATGTCAAGTTGGATTTTCAATCCTGTTACAATACAATACATTCTAGCATGAACACCTACAAATCAAGTATTTATATAACTATTAACTATCTTATTTTCGCAACACAGATTGCTAATAGTTCATCATATCCTAAGCGTTTCACTAAAACACTTATTGTTTTTTTATTATAAAAAATCAACATTTTGATTTATCGCTTACTTCATGTAATTAGATTTGGCCAAATGCTCCACATACGC
This genomic interval carries:
- a CDS encoding (Fe-S)-binding protein produces the protein MSYLLQLLFVACLGAAGFIIYKRAMRIRQNILLGRAEDRTDQPEKRRQNMILIAFGQKKMFEKPIVGLLHLLVYVGFIIINAEVLEILLDGIFGTHRLFAPFLGGTYQYLINFFEFLAVGVLVACAIFLVRRNVLSIGRLHSAELTKWPLLDANLILTSEIVLMTALLTMNAADSVLQERGVAHYTVVGTFAFSGFLKPIFMNWSDTALVAYERVAWWFHILGILGFAIYVTYSKHLHIFLAFPNTYFARLNARGEISNMPAVTHEVKSMLGLPVPETAPEVGRFGAKDVNDLTWKNLLDAYTCTECGRCTASCPANMTGKKLSPRKVMMDTRDRLEEVGNSLEKGGQGLEDGKSLYGDYITAEELWACTSCNACAEACPVNINPLDIIVELRRYMAMEESNAPASWNAMFSNVENNMAPWKFSPSDRANWLDKINNA
- a CDS encoding (Fe-S)-binding protein → MSDNNLKVLTMAEFAAMGQQPEVLFWVGCAGSFDDRYKNVTVAFCKILQKVGVSFAVLGMEEGCTGDPARRAGNDFLFQMQAMNNIQVLDGYGIKNIVTACPHCFNTLKNEYPVLGGNYNVQHHSTFLQQLINEGRITLKGGGEFRGKRITYHDSCYLGRANEIYEAPREVLQALDAELVEMKRSKAKGLCCGAGGAQMFKEAEHGSKEIFIERTEEALETEAKTIAVACPFCMTMLADGVKNKEREADVKVLDLAELVAASM
- a CDS encoding type I restriction enzyme HsdR N-terminal domain-containing protein, producing MDLPILNFPAIAPRLRTHEGKPQIFDILRKKFVMLAPEEWVRQHVLHFLIQKGYPAPLMSVERGLRVNRLQKRTDVVIYDRDGRAFLLVECKAPEIQITENVLRQATIYNQTIQARHIMLTNGLAHYCLSQDPATQAFHFVSHLPDFQ
- the gmd gene encoding GDP-mannose 4,6-dehydratase: MKKALITGITGQDGAYLSELLLSKGYEVHGIKRRSSLFNTDRIDHLYQDPHESKVNLKLHYGDLSDSTNLIRIIQEVKPDEIYNLGAMSHVKVSFDTPEYTANADGIGTLRILEAVRILGIEKNVKIYQASTSELYGLVQAVPQSETTPFYPRSPYAVAKLYAYWITVNYREAYGMFACNGILFNHESPLRGETFVTRKITRGAARIALGLQDKLYLGNLDAQRDWGHAKDYVEAMWLILQQETPEDYVIATGVTTPVREFVRMTFAELGIELAFEGEGADEIGRVAKCTNPEYQLEVGKEVVAVDKRYFRPTEVDLLIGDPTKSKTKLGWVPKYDLAALVKDMIHADVALFKRDQYLQKGGHQTMNYYEL